A genomic segment from Peribacillus sp. ACCC06369 encodes:
- the tatA gene encoding twin-arginine translocase TatA/TatE family subunit has product MLSSIGIPGLILILVIALIIFGPSKLPEIGKAFGNTLKEFKKATNDVISNDKEEKTNSEEKNKLVALEKSEKTGN; this is encoded by the coding sequence TTGTTATCTAGCATTGGCATTCCTGGCCTAATTCTCATTCTAGTCATTGCGTTAATCATTTTTGGTCCTTCTAAATTACCGGAAATTGGAAAGGCTTTTGGAAACACTTTAAAAGAATTTAAAAAAGCAACAAATGATGTGATTAGCAATGACAAAGAAGAAAAAACTAACTCTGAAGAAAAAAATAAACTAGTAGCTCTTGAAAAATCCGAAAAGACTGGAAACTAA
- a CDS encoding DNA polymerase III subunit gamma/tau, with protein MSAIYTAYYDLMGMIGLIMLRNNKKHPAVPVFPLVRDICLMIYQINKEILDESIDLDPDIKKIRHRVKLFQKKNNLKTYQRIIDNHINQFGNDIDNLGFYLDGKQLVGSTIYTTYIFQDTQFFSNNPKETSNNIYNFLKLVGETVAITIEKLIEKSNHSLPIFDPPTFVYNDEKAYTEKDILNTQFFVKEPKNVFLTRLVISLQEASTCNWLYKGIPDANSLKLDNYILLRLLSIKADEVMDNLKNMQTFLPEIFHQVDDECNLSFSKIISDFDKELRNECVQLRNMIHYDENERNFLDYVNNKFREDCNYINNLTYKLVIDYMEPLSKLISNYLKINDMRSMNDLEKIARRLFSLVKRNDFRES; from the coding sequence ATGTCTGCTATTTACACAGCATACTATGATTTAATGGGGATGATAGGATTAATAATGTTGAGAAATAATAAGAAGCATCCGGCTGTTCCAGTTTTTCCTTTAGTTAGAGATATATGCTTAATGATTTATCAAATAAATAAAGAAATATTAGATGAATCTATTGATTTAGATCCTGATATTAAAAAAATACGTCACCGTGTGAAGTTGTTTCAAAAGAAAAATAACCTTAAAACATATCAACGTATTATAGATAACCATATTAATCAATTTGGAAATGACATTGATAATTTAGGTTTTTATTTAGATGGTAAGCAATTAGTTGGGAGTACAATATATACTACTTATATATTTCAAGATACTCAATTTTTTTCCAATAATCCAAAAGAAACCAGTAACAATATATACAATTTTTTGAAATTAGTTGGAGAGACCGTTGCAATAACTATTGAAAAACTTATAGAAAAGTCAAATCACTCTTTACCTATTTTCGATCCTCCCACATTTGTCTATAACGATGAAAAAGCTTACACAGAGAAGGATATTCTTAACACCCAATTTTTTGTTAAAGAACCTAAAAATGTTTTTTTAACAAGATTAGTAATTAGTCTTCAAGAAGCCTCGACTTGTAATTGGCTTTATAAAGGAATACCTGATGCTAATAGCCTAAAATTAGATAATTATATTTTACTAAGGTTGCTTTCAATAAAAGCTGATGAAGTAATGGATAACTTGAAAAATATGCAAACCTTTTTACCTGAGATTTTTCACCAAGTTGATGATGAATGCAATCTTAGCTTTTCAAAGATAATAAGTGATTTTGATAAAGAGTTAAGAAATGAATGTGTTCAATTAAGAAATATGATTCATTACGATGAGAATGAAAGAAACTTTCTGGATTACGTCAATAATAAATTTAGAGAAGATTGTAATTATATAAATAATCTTACATATAAGCTGGTTATAGACTACATGGAACCTTTGAGTAAATTAATTTCAAATTATTTAAAGATTAATGATATGAGAAGCATGAATGATTTGGAGAAGATAGCAAGAAGGTTATTTTCATTAGTTAAGAGAAATGATTTCAGAGAATCTTAA
- a CDS encoding IS3 family transposase (programmed frameshift): protein MERKNTGKKYNNEFKKTIVDLYHSGNSVKELSGEYGVSEVTIYKWVKEFTPIGLGEESMTPKELAAIQKENLRLKQEVENLKKGYGHIREKVTETDLTEFIEEHKKQYPVQKMCEILEIPRSSHYQSLQIVVSNREQENQEITKEIHLIYLESKGRYGAPKIHESLLTKGFSLSLKRVQRLMSKARIRSITKKKYRPYPSKEKVIQLDNLLKRDFTTQTINEKWVADITYIHTLKDGWCYLASVLDLHSKKIVGYSFSRSMTTELVIKAFNNAHLSQKPSEGLVLHTDLGSQYTSSEFTQHIQNHHIKQSFSQKGCPYDNACIESFHALLKKEEVNHVQYLDYQTAKLAMFQFIEGWYNRKRIHSSLGYQTPQAIEDRIRNTA, encoded by the exons TTGGAACGTAAGAATACAGGTAAAAAATACAATAATGAATTCAAGAAGACTATTGTAGATCTTTATCACTCGGGTAATTCGGTCAAAGAATTAAGCGGCGAATATGGCGTATCAGAAGTTACCATTTATAAATGGGTTAAAGAATTTACTCCAATCGGTTTAGGGGAAGAGTCCATGACTCCAAAGGAATTAGCCGCCATTCAAAAGGAAAACCTTCGGTTAAAGCAAGAAGTTGAAA ATCTTAAAAAAGGCTATGGCCATATTCGCGAAAAAGTAACCGAAACAGATCTTACCGAATTTATTGAGGAACACAAGAAACAATATCCCGTACAGAAGATGTGTGAAATACTAGAAATCCCAAGAAGCAGCCATTATCAGTCCCTTCAAATAGTCGTATCAAATCGCGAACAGGAAAACCAAGAAATCACGAAGGAAATTCATCTCATTTACCTGGAAAGCAAGGGACGATATGGGGCTCCAAAGATTCATGAAAGCTTATTAACCAAAGGGTTTTCCCTAAGTCTAAAGCGTGTTCAACGCTTAATGAGCAAGGCGAGAATTCGTTCTATTACTAAGAAAAAATACCGTCCCTATCCATCTAAAGAAAAGGTTATTCAATTGGATAATTTGTTAAAACGAGACTTCACTACTCAGACCATTAATGAGAAATGGGTAGCAGATATTACGTATATCCATACGTTAAAAGACGGATGGTGTTATTTAGCTTCGGTATTAGACCTTCATTCTAAGAAAATAGTAGGGTATTCATTTTCTCGTTCAATGACGACAGAACTGGTCATAAAAGCTTTCAATAACGCACACCTATCACAAAAGCCCTCGGAGGGCTTAGTTCTTCATACCGATCTTGGCTCACAATATACAAGCAGTGAGTTTACTCAACATATCCAAAACCATCATATTAAGCAATCCTTTAGTCAGAAAGGTTGCCCGTACGATAATGCCTGTATTGAATCCTTTCATGCCCTATTAAAGAAGGAAGAAGTCAACCACGTACAATATCTAGACTATCAAACAGCTAAATTAGCGATGTTCCAATTTATTGAAGGTTGGTATAACCGAAAAAGAATTCACAGCAGCTTGGGTTATCAAACCCCACAAGCCATTGAAGATCGAATTAGGAATACAGCTTAA
- a CDS encoding metallophosphoesterase encodes MNKMKNNLLTGCFSLAMAAAFVAMPVMADAEEKLKEGEKFELTILQTNDFHGYLDDIVTLDDGTVHHNSIAKYATIIENVRNEEENVLLVDGGDVFLRGEFQAGQGELETSLLKALNYDAMALGNNDFRVYPAGEGTPDSRYEQLKDYHRNVNFPILTGNVIVRETGKYIQNVKPWKSYTFTGVKVGMIGLTSMKPEIRGWDDVADLDFIEPVEALNALLPEVSEKSDINIVLSHAGNPEDHKLAQVPGVSAVIGADTHKVIKTPEYEFNGEVLVPITQAGGEQEHYLGRLDLAFEVVDGKMTLVESDGFLYDVTNVPADPEIQAIIDDYRAELNAQLD; translated from the coding sequence ATGAATAAAATGAAAAATAATTTATTGACGGGCTGCTTTTCGCTGGCGATGGCTGCCGCTTTCGTCGCAATGCCCGTTATGGCAGATGCGGAGGAAAAGCTCAAGGAGGGGGAGAAGTTTGAACTCACCATTCTCCAGACGAATGACTTTCATGGTTATTTGGATGACATCGTCACGCTGGATGATGGAACCGTTCATCACAATTCTATTGCGAAGTATGCCACCATCATTGAAAATGTGCGCAATGAAGAGGAGAATGTGCTTCTTGTTGATGGCGGGGATGTCTTCCTACGCGGCGAGTTTCAAGCGGGGCAAGGTGAGTTGGAGACGTCTCTTTTGAAAGCTTTGAACTATGATGCGATGGCTCTCGGAAACAACGACTTCCGCGTTTACCCTGCCGGAGAGGGCACACCGGACAGCCGTTATGAACAGTTAAAGGATTACCACCGCAACGTGAATTTCCCCATCCTTACTGGTAATGTCATTGTCAGGGAAACAGGTAAGTACATACAGAATGTAAAGCCTTGGAAGAGTTATACCTTCACTGGCGTAAAAGTCGGCATGATCGGCCTTACTTCGATGAAGCCGGAAATTCGCGGTTGGGATGATGTAGCAGATCTCGATTTCATCGAACCGGTTGAAGCGTTGAATGCGTTGCTTCCTGAAGTGAGTGAAAAGTCGGACATTAACATTGTCCTTTCGCATGCCGGAAACCCTGAAGACCATAAGCTGGCTCAGGTTCCCGGAGTTTCGGCGGTAATCGGCGCAGATACACACAAGGTCATCAAAACTCCCGAATACGAATTCAACGGAGAGGTGTTGGTGCCAATTACTCAAGCCGGCGGTGAACAAGAACATTATTTGGGCCGCCTGGATTTGGCTTTTGAAGTCGTTGACGGCAAAATGACGTTGGTCGAATCCGACGGATTCCTCTACGACGTCACAAATGTTCCGGCAGATCCGGAGATACAAGCGATTATAGACGATTATCGTGCAGAGTTGAATGCGCAATTGGACTAG